In a single window of the bacterium genome:
- a CDS encoding FAD-linked oxidase C-terminal domain-containing protein — MTRINQSDLDALRAICGDDLVLTDRADLDIHGSDETEDLSFPPEVVVLPRTTAQVRAIMTHCAARQLPVTPRGAGTGLSGGALPVHGGVCLSLAKMNQILEVDTENLVAVVQPGVITQVLQETVEAKGLFYPPDPASRGSCFIGGNVAECAGGPRALKYGVTKDYVLGVEAVLSNGDLIRWGGKLLKNVTGYNLAQLLVGSEGTLAIVTEITLKLIPLPKERIMIVCPFDDGEAAARALTKIFMARLSPSAAEYLEGAAVRCAEQKFGKSFPQSDAEAHLLLELDGNDRALLERDAEQVGEICLNEGARDALVADDPQKVADIWQMRRGIGEAVKSVSVYKEEDTVVPRAKLPELVRVVRTICAKHRLTAITYGHAGDGNLHVNILKMDLNDAEWEGRLPGAITELFERVVAMGGTISGEHGIGWVQKHYMPIALSPTELDLMKRLKRAFDPDGILNPGKVFPDA, encoded by the coding sequence CTGCCGCGCACCACCGCGCAGGTGCGGGCGATCATGACACACTGCGCCGCGCGCCAACTGCCGGTCACGCCGCGCGGCGCCGGAACCGGGCTTTCCGGCGGGGCATTGCCGGTCCATGGCGGCGTCTGCCTCTCGCTGGCGAAGATGAATCAGATCCTGGAGGTCGACACCGAAAACCTTGTCGCGGTCGTCCAGCCGGGGGTGATCACGCAGGTGTTGCAGGAGACAGTCGAGGCGAAGGGGCTTTTCTATCCTCCCGATCCCGCCTCGCGCGGATCCTGCTTTATCGGCGGCAATGTCGCCGAGTGCGCCGGCGGGCCGCGCGCGCTCAAGTACGGCGTCACCAAGGACTATGTGCTCGGCGTCGAGGCCGTGCTCTCCAACGGCGACCTCATCCGCTGGGGCGGCAAATTGCTCAAGAATGTCACCGGCTACAACCTCGCCCAGCTGCTGGTCGGCTCCGAAGGCACCCTGGCCATCGTCACCGAGATCACGTTGAAGCTCATCCCGCTGCCGAAGGAACGCATCATGATCGTCTGCCCCTTCGACGATGGCGAGGCGGCGGCGCGCGCGCTGACCAAGATCTTCATGGCGCGTCTGTCCCCCTCGGCCGCCGAGTACCTTGAAGGCGCGGCGGTGCGTTGCGCCGAGCAGAAATTCGGAAAGTCGTTCCCGCAGTCCGACGCCGAGGCGCACCTGCTTCTGGAACTGGATGGCAACGACCGCGCGTTGCTGGAGCGCGACGCCGAGCAGGTCGGCGAAATCTGCCTCAACGAGGGCGCGCGCGATGCGCTGGTCGCCGATGATCCGCAGAAGGTCGCCGACATCTGGCAGATGCGGCGCGGCATCGGCGAGGCGGTCAAGTCGGTCTCGGTCTACAAGGAAGAGGACACCGTGGTGCCGCGCGCCAAACTCCCCGAGCTGGTGCGCGTGGTGCGCACAATCTGCGCCAAGCACCGGCTCACCGCGATCACCTACGGGCACGCCGGCGACGGCAACCTGCACGTGAACATTCTTAAGATGGATTTAAACGACGCCGAGTGGGAGGGACGGCTCCCCGGGGCGATCACCGAACTGTTCGAACGGGTGGTCGCCATGGGCGGGACCATCTCCGGCGAGCACGGCATCGGCTGGGTCCAGAAGCACTACATGCCGATCGCCCTTTCGCCGACGGAGCTGGATTTGATGAAACGGCTCAAGCGCGCGTTCGATCCCGATGGTATATTGAATCCGGGGAAAGTCTTCCCCGATGCGTAG
- a CDS encoding DUF2203 domain-containing protein, with amino-acid sequence MIATWTRRARTHESHRMPEHQFQKHFTVAEANALLPHVLSVFERIHALGAELAAHQAALESIHERAPGNGGSAATAEILVISDAITRLMSDLEDKGILIKDVQAGLIDFPHLRENREVFLCWRMGEKSIEFWHEIEAGFRGRQPL; translated from the coding sequence ATGATCGCGACCTGGACGCGACGCGCGCGCACGCACGAAAGCCATCGCATGCCCGAGCACCAGTTCCAGAAGCACTTCACCGTTGCGGAGGCCAACGCCCTCCTGCCGCATGTGTTGTCGGTCTTTGAGCGGATTCATGCGCTCGGCGCCGAACTGGCCGCGCATCAGGCCGCGCTCGAATCAATCCACGAGCGCGCCCCCGGCAACGGCGGCAGCGCCGCCACCGCCGAGATCCTGGTCATCTCCGATGCCATCACACGGCTGATGAGCGACCTGGAGGACAAAGGCATCCTGATCAAGGACGTGCAAGCCGGCCTGATCGACTTCCCGCACCTGCGCGAGAACCGCGAAGTCTTCCTCTGCTGGCGGATGGGGGAGAAGTCGATCGAGTTCTGGCACGAGATCGAAGCCGGCTTCCGTGGCCGCCAGCCGTTGTAA
- a CDS encoding FlgD immunoglobulin-like domain containing protein, translated as MRYYLPLAIVLVLLPTVTAQAENATRFSNAVTQPGGSFSVDILIENDVILGGLTVPFRWSTPDLVLDSVRPRPERWEGIMKSIPGVPNVPERYSTFTLITSLIPGEVGWVPVGDGPVATLYFHVDPGAFDQYAFIDSVYQVLNDQPIRWVNWSSYTGGLIAPSVYPGRITIGDPEAVSIGVSPTAITVRAETGDADPAARSLNIFSVGGIEVDWGASWSSDWLELTPAVGKTPAFPTMYADPFFLLPGIYQDTIVITAPLADNSPLLVPVVFTVDTATPEPPSGFDFRLLQSRPSPYVTYTDPETAIPFVLEEPAHVRIEIFDILGRPVRTLAAGEFGAGESSVVWDGRDARGRPVASGHYLCRMTTTQGEMSRVIVLIR; from the coding sequence ATGCGATATTACCTCCCCCTTGCCATTGTGCTGGTGCTCTTGCCGACTGTGACGGCGCAGGCGGAGAATGCCACGCGTTTCAGCAACGCCGTGACGCAACCGGGTGGGTCGTTTTCTGTCGACATCCTGATCGAGAACGATGTCATCCTGGGCGGGCTGACGGTGCCGTTTCGCTGGTCCACTCCGGATCTTGTCCTCGATTCGGTCAGGCCGCGTCCGGAGCGCTGGGAAGGGATCATGAAGTCCATCCCGGGTGTGCCCAATGTCCCGGAGCGGTATTCCACCTTCACGCTGATCACTTCGCTCATTCCCGGCGAGGTGGGCTGGGTCCCGGTCGGGGATGGGCCGGTGGCGACCCTCTATTTCCATGTCGATCCCGGCGCCTTCGATCAGTACGCCTTCATCGACTCAGTCTACCAGGTGCTCAATGATCAGCCGATACGCTGGGTGAACTGGTCGAGCTACACCGGCGGGCTGATTGCGCCGTCGGTGTATCCCGGACGGATCACCATCGGCGACCCGGAGGCGGTGTCCATCGGTGTTTCACCCACGGCGATCACGGTCAGGGCTGAGACCGGCGATGCCGATCCGGCGGCGCGGAGTCTGAATATCTTTTCCGTCGGCGGGATTGAGGTCGATTGGGGCGCATCGTGGTCGTCGGACTGGCTTGAACTGACGCCGGCGGTGGGCAAGACACCGGCCTTTCCGACCATGTATGCCGACCCGTTCTTCCTGCTGCCGGGCATCTATCAGGACACCATCGTCATCACCGCGCCGCTGGCGGACAATTCGCCGCTTCTGGTGCCGGTGGTCTTCACGGTCGACACCGCCACGCCTGAGCCCCCATCGGGATTCGACTTTCGCTTGTTGCAAAGCCGTCCCAGCCCCTATGTCACCTACACCGATCCGGAGACCGCGATCCCGTTCGTACTGGAAGAGCCGGCGCATGTGCGGATCGAGATCTTCGACATCCTCGGACGGCCGGTGCGCACGCTGGCCGCGGGGGAGTTTGGCGCCGGGGAGTCGAGCGTGGTGTGGGATGGACGCGACGCGCGTGGACGGCCGGTGGCCTCGGGGCATTACCTCTGCCGCATGACCACAACGCAGGGCGAGATGTCGCGGGTGATTGTGCTGATTCGGTAA